From Spirosoma agri, one genomic window encodes:
- a CDS encoding polysaccharide biosynthesis/export family protein, translating to MKSFLTHFIRNQHLGVIIVTLALGSNLLTGCVSTKQLSYFQDEAGKLDTLTVAARYVPTIQPGDVLSVQVSSLNPEASAFFNPYTSFAVADRSPQASSSASTTPLPAVNGYLVDNTGMIELPVLGKVNVSGRTVNQLKDQLRGSLKEYLKEPTVNIRNQNFRISVMGEVTRPSLFTIPNEQITLLEALSLSGDVTIYGRRDNVLVIREENGKRTFSRIDLTKRDLFTSPFYYLHPNDVVYVEPGRVRAATADRTNQLAPVILAAMSFLAIIASRF from the coding sequence ATGAAATCATTTTTAACACACTTTATACGTAATCAACACTTAGGAGTTATCATAGTAACGCTTGCATTAGGTAGTAATCTCCTGACTGGCTGCGTCTCAACAAAGCAATTATCTTATTTTCAAGATGAAGCGGGAAAGCTGGATACACTAACCGTGGCCGCCCGCTACGTACCTACTATTCAGCCCGGTGATGTTCTCTCCGTGCAGGTAAGCAGTCTGAATCCGGAGGCATCTGCTTTCTTTAATCCATACACCTCGTTTGCCGTGGCCGACCGCAGCCCCCAAGCTAGTTCATCGGCTAGTACCACCCCACTTCCCGCCGTAAACGGCTATCTGGTTGACAATACCGGCATGATCGAATTACCGGTATTAGGTAAAGTAAACGTCAGCGGCCGAACGGTCAACCAACTCAAAGATCAACTGCGTGGATCGCTGAAAGAATACCTGAAAGAACCGACAGTAAACATCAGAAATCAGAACTTCCGGATTTCGGTTATGGGTGAAGTCACCAGACCGTCATTGTTTACGATTCCCAACGAGCAGATCACGTTGCTTGAAGCACTGAGTCTGTCGGGCGATGTAACGATCTATGGCCGCCGGGACAACGTGCTGGTGATCCGGGAAGAAAACGGTAAGCGCACCTTCTCACGCATTGATCTTACGAAACGGGACCTGTTCACTTCCCCCTTCTACTACCTACATCCAAACGACGTAGTCTACGTTGAGCCAGGTCGGGTTCGGGCCGCTACCGCCGACAGAACGAACCAGCTTGCCCCAGTCATACTGGCTGCTATGTCCTTTCTGGCCATTATCGCTTCCCGATTCTAA